The following coding sequences are from one Ruminococcus flavefaciens AE3010 window:
- a CDS encoding VWA domain-containing protein, translating to MNKKIGLIAVIVIAFMLTLNIPITAFAASNAVSDGIETDLMSNKEVFSNTDDMKFTFSAKNTNTYDINGASVKLTIPEGLKLKSGELTSGNITLKSGEQFKKEITLVKNGPTALQKVNSPKTGDDSHISTILFIMLALGAGSFLLRKNRKASRTILSFMICAGFITSVSPLNAFSADKTTISIDKTIKVSGNAYTVKAEMSFTVPETDTAASYTVSFAVNGGSEIADQTVAAGNFAVQPKTPVRDGFSFAGWYADQSLSQIYDFDTPVNADTTIYAMWTNEIDKNGNSLPDCLESNDQTMDTDNDGITDYQEIMFLNTDTRKKDTDGNGVLDKDEDSDNDGIININEFKIGTNPLKFDTDEDDLTDSEEKAIGTDPLNEDTDGDGASDGWEKTNGFDPLNADQSFVIKKTDGAMSIELECEGKYAAEFEAEQISNVFLNDTIPGYTSPAYDFTLDGNPFISAKLSFTFDEALTDDDKFEPVIYYFNEETQELEALETTVSGNTATAQLSHFSKYILLNRIAFEKAWQYQIKPREMNYNPDASLDIVFVVDYSMSMEWNDPNMLFRDVCKSFVEKLRTDKDKAGVVKFIKQADVVCSLTSDKNKVTDAIDSIKYDFGFTSKSGTNGSDGLYEAIRLFSKSTAKYKYIVFLTDGEDTKISYPYDELIKTANVSGISIYTIGMGDVTESVLRQVASETGGKYFYATAGAKKDDIPDLDDVFHEVESETIDYTSDINNDGISDYYTKTMCEGKLRTDSGTRVFDNKTYDEIQNGGDDFDGDKLKNGDEISIETKDGKTTVKLKSSPVDPDTDNDGIPDNEDSAPFDFGLYGGVVGYLTVASADGQHEYITDFGHSWLLFKSAVNTEMNLSGIDTIYKNLKINRNEVISIGSSAEDLILSFKPNRADLIFALDPYIYIIKEVIHLLYQNTIESYAGEIHINWEFSDDGYLSKATPWGTSYGYKKPITKKQLDKIIEYWNKNNYYNVYTHNCASIASEGWNRIFFDDKVISDVFSDPFVSIDLIFDTDIGIDVIDMPIVLKNSISEKNNYISDFDTVMLNSKDQQCKTS from the coding sequence ATGAACAAAAAAATAGGACTAATTGCGGTAATCGTTATAGCATTTATGCTTACGCTCAATATCCCGATTACTGCTTTCGCAGCATCAAACGCTGTTTCAGACGGGATTGAAACTGATCTCATGTCTAATAAGGAAGTCTTTTCCAACACAGACGATATGAAGTTTACTTTTAGTGCCAAGAATACAAATACATATGATATTAACGGTGCAAGTGTAAAACTTACTATTCCTGAGGGGCTAAAGCTTAAATCAGGTGAACTGACTTCAGGAAACATTACTCTGAAGTCAGGTGAACAGTTCAAAAAGGAAATAACTCTTGTAAAAAATGGCCCTACGGCTTTACAAAAGGTAAATAGTCCCAAGACTGGTGATGACAGCCATATCTCAACGATTCTGTTTATTATGCTCGCTCTCGGAGCAGGTTCTTTTCTGCTCAGGAAGAACAGAAAGGCTTCAAGAACTATCCTGAGTTTTATGATATGTGCAGGCTTCATTACTTCAGTATCACCACTCAATGCATTTTCGGCTGATAAGACAACTATAAGCATAGATAAGACAATAAAGGTATCCGGTAATGCTTATACAGTAAAAGCTGAAATGAGCTTTACAGTTCCTGAAACAGATACAGCTGCTTCATACACAGTATCATTTGCTGTAAACGGCGGCAGCGAGATAGCAGATCAAACAGTAGCGGCAGGCAACTTTGCGGTACAGCCAAAGACACCTGTTAGAGATGGCTTCTCATTTGCTGGCTGGTATGCTGACCAATCACTCTCGCAGATCTATGATTTTGACACACCTGTTAACGCTGATACAACAATATATGCCATGTGGACAAATGAAATAGATAAGAATGGCAACAGTCTGCCGGACTGTCTTGAGAGTAACGATCAGACAATGGACACCGATAATGACGGTATTACTGATTATCAGGAGATCATGTTCCTTAATACTGATACGAGAAAGAAGGATACAGACGGTAACGGAGTCTTAGATAAAGACGAGGACTCAGATAACGATGGAATAATCAATATAAACGAGTTCAAAATCGGAACAAATCCCCTAAAGTTTGATACTGATGAGGACGATCTTACCGACAGTGAAGAAAAAGCTATCGGAACTGATCCGCTAAATGAAGATACCGACGGTGACGGCGCTTCTGATGGTTGGGAAAAGACTAATGGCTTTGATCCGCTTAATGCTGATCAGTCATTTGTTATAAAAAAGACTGATGGCGCTATGAGCATAGAGCTTGAATGCGAGGGCAAGTATGCTGCTGAATTTGAAGCAGAGCAGATCAGCAATGTTTTTCTGAATGATACAATTCCTGGCTACACATCACCTGCATACGACTTTACTCTAGATGGTAACCCGTTTATCAGCGCTAAACTCAGCTTCACCTTTGATGAAGCTCTCACAGATGATGATAAATTTGAGCCTGTAATCTATTACTTCAACGAGGAAACACAGGAACTCGAAGCACTTGAAACTACTGTTTCAGGCAATACAGCTACTGCTCAGCTGAGCCATTTCTCAAAATACATTCTCCTCAACCGCATTGCGTTTGAAAAAGCCTGGCAATATCAGATCAAGCCACGCGAAATGAACTATAACCCTGATGCCTCACTTGATATAGTATTCGTTGTTGATTACTCAATGAGTATGGAGTGGAACGATCCGAATATGCTCTTCCGTGATGTTTGTAAATCATTCGTTGAAAAACTTCGCACTGACAAAGATAAAGCGGGAGTAGTTAAATTCATTAAACAGGCAGACGTTGTTTGCAGTCTTACAAGTGACAAAAACAAAGTAACAGACGCTATTGACTCTATTAAATATGATTTTGGCTTTACTTCTAAATCAGGAACTAACGGTTCAGACGGACTTTATGAAGCTATAAGACTATTCTCAAAATCTACCGCAAAATACAAATATATCGTATTTTTAACCGACGGAGAAGATACCAAGATAAGCTATCCATATGATGAACTGATTAAAACCGCGAATGTTTCAGGAATATCAATATATACCATAGGCATGGGTGATGTAACAGAATCTGTACTTAGACAGGTAGCTTCAGAAACAGGCGGAAAATATTTCTATGCAACAGCAGGTGCTAAAAAAGATGATATTCCTGATCTTGATGATGTTTTTCATGAAGTAGAGTCTGAAACTATTGATTATACCTCAGATATTAATAACGATGGCATCTCTGATTACTACACAAAGACGATGTGTGAAGGTAAGCTCAGAACAGATTCAGGAACTCGCGTATTCGATAATAAAACATACGATGAAATACAAAACGGCGGCGATGATTTCGATGGTGATAAGTTAAAGAACGGTGATGAAATCTCAATTGAGACAAAAGATGGAAAAACTACTGTTAAACTGAAATCAAGTCCAGTAGATCCTGATACAGATAATGACGGAATACCTGATAACGAAGATAGTGCACCTTTTGATTTTGGATTATATGGTGGTGTAGTAGGTTATCTGACTGTCGCCAGTGCTGATGGTCAACATGAATATATCACTGATTTTGGACATTCATGGTTGTTATTCAAAAGTGCTGTAAATACAGAAATGAATCTTTCAGGTATTGATACTATATACAAAAATTTGAAAATTAATAGAAACGAGGTAATAAGCATTGGTTCATCGGCAGAAGATTTAATACTAAGCTTTAAACCAAATCGAGCCGATCTTATTTTTGCACTTGACCCATATATATATATAATAAAAGAAGTTATTCATCTATTATATCAAAATACAATAGAATCATATGCTGGAGAAATCCATATCAATTGGGAGTTTAGTGATGACGGTTATTTAAGTAAAGCTACACCATGGGGAACATCCTATGGTTACAAAAAACCAATAACCAAAAAACAATTAGATAAAATCATAGAGTATTGGAACAAGAATAATTACTATAACGTTTATACACATAACTGTGCAAGTATAGCTTCTGAAGGGTGGAATAGAATCTTTTTTGATGATAAAGTAATCTCAGATGTATTTAGTGATCCATTTGTATCTATTGATTTGATTTTTGATACAGATATAGGTATAGATGTTATAGATATGCCTATAGTACTAAAGAATTCTATTTCTGAAAAGAACAATTATATTTCGGATTTTGATACTGTTATGCTGAATTCTAAGGATCAACAATGCAAAACATCTTAA
- a CDS encoding sigma-70 family RNA polymerase sigma factor yields the protein MTDQEFKKHMERSPEECMRAVFDEYCNYVYVIAATKLKSCGTAEDIEECVSDVFTEVFKKVNYIGEREGDLKGFIGVIAKRKAIDMYRKLTVRADRTISADDEVLREISSGENIIESSEMSERNYILFNKIKELGEPDTTIIIKQYYYNMTVAEIGKAISMTAAAVQKRSVRARQKLKKMLCEVGINY from the coding sequence ATGACGGATCAGGAGTTCAAGAAACACATGGAACGATCACCGGAAGAGTGCATGAGAGCAGTTTTCGATGAATACTGTAATTATGTATATGTTATAGCTGCAACTAAACTCAAAAGCTGCGGTACTGCGGAAGATATAGAGGAATGTGTGAGTGACGTTTTTACTGAGGTATTCAAAAAGGTAAATTATATTGGTGAGCGTGAAGGCGACCTAAAAGGATTTATAGGAGTTATCGCTAAACGCAAGGCAATAGATATGTACAGAAAGCTTACTGTAAGAGCTGACAGAACCATATCTGCTGATGATGAAGTGCTCAGAGAAATATCGTCGGGAGAAAATATAATCGAATCTTCTGAGATGTCAGAGCGTAATTACATCTTATTCAATAAAATAAAAGAATTAGGCGAACCTGACACAACGATAATAATAAAACAGTACTACTACAATATGACGGTAGCTGAAATAGGAAAAGCAATTTCAATGACAGCAGCCGCTGTACAGAAACGAAGCGTCCGCGCAAGGCAAAAGCTGAAAAAGATGCTTTGTGAAGTCGGCATAAATTATTAA
- a CDS encoding tyrosine-type recombinase/integrase, with protein sequence MAHIKANKNKAGKVISYRIWASDGYNGNGGQRLKSKTWKVPTDMTEKQAAKEVERIAIQFEDEVKNGVVGSQRNLKLSDFIPMYLDVKKDILAPRTYETYTKICSNLILPLLGHIKLVDIKPAHVQQFIKYIQNNSNTKPSPSTIKRKLAVLQSVLHQAVKLGLIQTNPANAERLTMPKVITPKVEIFTKQEAIEMLSCLEDEPLQYKAIVYLAIMSGAREGELTALKFSDVVFINNRITIERAAYKLKGEPITTKPPKDNDVRTVKIDEYTIDLIRQLKAEKERERLRLGTAWEGDEWLFTTWNGSIMHPATPSHWFRDFLNVMDLNIVNFTLCATHQLHFNY encoded by the coding sequence ATGGCTCATATTAAAGCAAATAAAAATAAAGCTGGAAAAGTAATCAGTTATCGAATTTGGGCTTCGGATGGCTATAATGGAAACGGAGGACAACGTCTTAAGAGTAAGACATGGAAAGTTCCTACAGATATGACTGAAAAGCAAGCAGCAAAAGAAGTTGAAAGAATAGCCATACAGTTTGAAGATGAAGTAAAGAATGGAGTTGTTGGTTCTCAGAGAAATTTAAAACTTTCTGACTTTATTCCAATGTATCTTGATGTGAAAAAAGATATTCTTGCTCCTCGTACATATGAAACATATACGAAAATCTGTAGTAATCTTATCTTACCGTTATTAGGTCATATAAAGCTCGTAGACATTAAGCCTGCTCATGTACAGCAATTCATAAAGTATATTCAGAATAACAGTAATACAAAGCCGTCACCGTCCACTATAAAGCGTAAGCTTGCTGTACTGCAATCGGTATTACATCAAGCTGTCAAACTCGGATTAATTCAGACCAATCCTGCTAACGCTGAAAGGCTTACAATGCCAAAGGTGATAACTCCGAAAGTGGAGATATTCACAAAACAGGAAGCTATCGAAATGTTATCATGTTTGGAAGATGAACCTTTACAGTATAAAGCTATTGTTTATCTTGCAATAATGAGTGGAGCACGTGAAGGAGAACTGACTGCTTTGAAATTCAGTGACGTTGTTTTTATCAATAACAGAATCACTATTGAAAGAGCCGCTTATAAGCTTAAAGGCGAACCGATAACAACAAAGCCGCCAAAGGATAACGATGTTCGAACAGTTAAAATAGATGAATACACCATAGATCTTATACGCCAATTAAAGGCAGAAAAGGAGCGGGAACGTCTGAGACTCGGTACTGCTTGGGAAGGTGACGAATGGCTGTTTACAACATGGAACGGTTCAATTATGCACCCTGCAACGCCATCACATTGGTTTCGGGATTTCTTAAACGTCATGGACTTAAACATCGTAAATTTCACGCTCTGCGCCACACATCAGCTACACTTCAATTATTAG
- a CDS encoding ABC transporter substrate-binding protein, translating into MKKLSCMISAIIIAVSLTACGSKTDEKSAAGFAPHLDTNTSCSITVAGSYDNFEALEAEFDRFNEVYPNVRLSYVKLDDYNNTISMALQGNDPPNIFFSNAGMKGNTKYDQMFALAEDLSDPELSLNLDCIRSGLINHDKDDQVVMIPVFSRTYGMLVNNDLFKKEGLSVPSTWTELLTVCEAFHSKGYTSPMMGYSLKSSGCFMNTVAYPAFAATLASNPEALELANALDPAAGEYMRPALNTVEQLIRNGCIDLNACDEIEDNYTQVILRFFEGDVPMMICTGDTVSGTKKRESQSKAFTNEPFEYTFSPIPLTDDGGYFIDSPSIEFSVNKNCDHPDMTNEFMRFLITKEELNNMASLKRLMTPATDLSFDSVYAPFGQVPSDRIISPEMLGITDPLTVQMRVASFQVGKGELTIDEAAAMYGSFE; encoded by the coding sequence ATGAAAAAGCTATCCTGCATGATTTCAGCTATAATCATAGCTGTATCCCTGACGGCATGCGGCAGCAAAACGGATGAAAAATCCGCCGCCGGATTTGCTCCGCATCTCGATACAAATACCAGCTGCAGCATCACAGTAGCGGGAAGCTATGATAACTTTGAAGCATTGGAAGCGGAGTTTGACCGCTTCAACGAAGTATATCCGAATGTACGACTCAGTTATGTGAAACTGGATGACTATAACAATACGATATCGATGGCACTGCAAGGAAATGACCCGCCCAACATTTTCTTCTCCAATGCCGGGATGAAAGGAAACACAAAATACGATCAGATGTTTGCACTTGCGGAGGATCTTTCTGACCCTGAGCTGTCGCTGAATCTCGACTGCATTCGCTCCGGTCTGATCAACCATGATAAAGATGACCAAGTGGTGATGATACCTGTTTTTTCCAGAACTTATGGTATGCTGGTGAACAACGATCTGTTCAAAAAAGAAGGTCTCAGCGTCCCGTCAACATGGACAGAGCTGCTGACGGTGTGCGAAGCATTCCACAGCAAAGGTTACACCAGTCCCATGATGGGTTACAGTCTCAAGTCCTCCGGCTGTTTTATGAACACGGTCGCTTATCCTGCCTTTGCAGCCACACTTGCATCGAACCCGGAAGCCCTTGAACTTGCCAATGCATTAGATCCTGCGGCAGGAGAATATATGCGTCCGGCACTGAACACAGTAGAACAGCTGATACGAAACGGATGTATTGATCTCAATGCGTGTGATGAAATTGAAGACAACTACACCCAGGTGATCCTGCGTTTTTTTGAAGGCGATGTACCGATGATGATCTGTACCGGGGATACTGTATCCGGCACGAAGAAACGAGAAAGCCAGTCGAAAGCGTTCACCAATGAGCCTTTTGAATATACATTTTCGCCGATACCTTTGACAGATGATGGCGGATACTTTATTGACAGTCCATCCATCGAGTTCTCTGTCAACAAGAACTGTGATCATCCGGATATGACAAATGAATTTATGAGATTTCTGATCACAAAAGAAGAGCTGAATAATATGGCATCCCTGAAGCGTCTGATGACGCCTGCCACGGATCTGTCCTTTGATTCGGTTTACGCTCCTTTCGGCCAGGTACCATCCGATCGCATTATTTCACCGGAAATGCTCGGGATCACGGATCCGCTCACGGTCCAGATGCGTGTCGCGTCATTTCAGGTCGGAAAAGGCGAGCTTACTATAGATGAAGCCGCCGCAATGTATGGAAGTTTTGAATAG
- a CDS encoding response regulator: MKKTMVIIVNVFIMIAMLIFVVLYSNTQSQNTAQRQIEHFENTTIAMERVTENYLEGEQRICDVWARYINSRNMTIDEAVSFIRISHVLPNASAHIVFLDSLSGLSSKARQDAPDDYSVSYARVSLLEDVRWISDIGSSINISRAYTNPVNGEQSLAFCNLITLYDPDTDVPKDAILLRVLPISELEQKWIFPQEEYENAELSMIDADGNYIIKDHSFKNSNFFEFYRSYNSGDTAAQEIFEKITSSTGSFSMYNSRGEKCILAYTPIASKAEWVLLSFMPMNELNVNTENWMLVGIVSVGLLILFVFDLTVMLYFNQKLHAAAREAAFANQAKTDFLSTMSHDIRTPMNAIIGLTTIAKKNLDDTESVRENLQKITLASNHLLTLINDILDISKVESGKLILSPQTFSIVEAVENLVNISQPMIKEKNIEFHFRISRMEKEYLYADQLRLNQIYINILSNAIKYTEPGGHVSVDMREDESKKPGCVQLTYIVSDSGIGMSPEYMANMYQPFSRQTDSRVNSIQGTGLGLAITKQMVDLMNGTINCQSEPGKGTTFTVILDIPIAERQREDMVLEPMDVLIVDDDPILLETAADTLKSLGVTADCAESASKALEMISHRHETEQDYSIVILDWKMPDIDGIEMTRRIRSTVSPDIPILLISAYDRTDIEGAAKKAGANAFISKPLFRSTLYDTINDVLGTGAKSAEPENDYSDLHGMNILIAEDFDVNWEVISALLEMYGINTERAENGRICVEKIKSAAEGSYDLIFMDIQMPEMNGLDATKNIRALDDPWASSIPIIAMTADAFSENVTECLNSGMNGHISKPVDIKLVIKEIRRIKEEKKV, encoded by the coding sequence ATGAAAAAAACTATGGTCATTATTGTTAACGTGTTCATTATGATTGCTATGCTGATCTTTGTGGTTCTGTATTCCAATACTCAGAGCCAAAACACAGCGCAAAGACAGATAGAACATTTTGAAAATACCACGATCGCGATGGAACGTGTCACTGAGAATTATCTTGAAGGCGAACAACGCATCTGCGATGTGTGGGCACGCTATATCAACAGCAGGAACATGACAATTGACGAAGCCGTTTCCTTCATCCGGATCTCTCATGTGCTTCCTAACGCTTCTGCCCATATTGTGTTTCTTGATTCGCTGTCCGGGCTCTCTTCAAAAGCAAGGCAGGACGCCCCTGACGATTACAGCGTTTCTTATGCGCGGGTGTCTCTCCTCGAAGATGTGCGCTGGATCTCTGACATCGGAAGCTCCATTAATATCTCCCGTGCATATACGAATCCGGTCAACGGCGAACAATCTCTGGCGTTCTGCAATCTTATAACCCTTTACGATCCGGATACCGATGTTCCCAAAGACGCCATATTGCTGCGTGTACTGCCAATATCAGAATTGGAGCAGAAATGGATCTTTCCTCAGGAAGAGTATGAAAATGCAGAGCTTTCCATGATTGATGCGGACGGCAATTATATCATCAAGGATCATTCTTTCAAAAATTCCAATTTCTTTGAGTTTTACAGGTCTTACAATTCCGGTGATACTGCTGCACAGGAGATATTTGAAAAAATCACTTCTTCAACCGGTTCATTTTCTATGTATAATTCCCGCGGCGAGAAATGTATCCTCGCTTATACTCCGATCGCTTCAAAAGCGGAATGGGTGCTTCTCAGCTTTATGCCGATGAATGAGCTGAACGTCAACACTGAAAACTGGATGCTGGTCGGAATTGTTTCAGTCGGTCTTCTGATCCTGTTCGTGTTTGATCTGACAGTTATGCTTTACTTCAATCAGAAACTTCATGCAGCAGCAAGAGAAGCGGCATTTGCGAACCAAGCAAAGACAGATTTTCTCTCAACGATGTCACATGATATCCGCACGCCGATGAACGCGATCATCGGTCTGACAACGATCGCAAAAAAGAATCTCGACGATACGGAATCAGTCCGTGAGAATCTGCAAAAGATCACGCTGGCGAGCAATCATTTGCTCACTCTGATCAATGATATCCTTGATATTTCCAAGGTCGAGAGCGGAAAACTGATCCTCAGCCCGCAAACCTTCTCTATCGTCGAGGCAGTGGAAAATCTTGTGAACATTTCTCAGCCGATGATCAAGGAAAAGAACATCGAGTTTCACTTCCGCATCAGTCGGATGGAAAAAGAATATCTCTACGCCGATCAGCTTCGGCTGAATCAGATATATATCAACATCCTTTCCAACGCCATCAAATACACAGAACCCGGCGGTCATGTCAGCGTGGATATGCGCGAGGATGAAAGCAAGAAACCCGGATGTGTGCAGCTGACCTATATCGTATCCGATTCCGGCATCGGAATGAGTCCGGAGTATATGGCAAATATGTATCAGCCGTTTTCGCGCCAGACAGACAGTCGTGTAAACAGCATTCAAGGAACCGGACTCGGACTTGCCATCACAAAGCAAATGGTAGATCTTATGAACGGCACGATCAACTGCCAGAGCGAACCCGGAAAAGGAACGACATTTACCGTGATACTTGATATTCCAATTGCGGAACGACAAAGAGAAGATATGGTGCTTGAGCCGATGGATGTCCTGATCGTGGATGATGATCCGATACTGCTGGAAACCGCAGCCGATACGCTTAAATCACTCGGAGTGACTGCCGACTGTGCGGAAAGTGCGTCCAAAGCTCTCGAAATGATTTCGCATCGGCACGAAACTGAACAGGATTACAGCATTGTGATACTCGACTGGAAAATGCCTGATATCGACGGCATCGAAATGACGCGCCGCATTCGTTCGACGGTTTCGCCGGACATCCCAATCCTGTTGATTTCCGCTTATGACAGAACAGATATTGAGGGTGCTGCGAAGAAAGCCGGCGCAAACGCATTCATCAGCAAGCCTCTGTTTCGCTCCACGCTTTACGATACAATCAACGATGTTCTCGGCACAGGTGCAAAATCCGCTGAGCCTGAGAATGACTATTCTGATTTGCATGGAATGAACATCCTGATCGCAGAGGATTTTGATGTCAACTGGGAAGTCATTTCAGCCCTCCTGGAAATGTATGGGATCAATACAGAACGTGCTGAAAACGGACGTATCTGCGTCGAAAAAATCAAATCTGCAGCAGAAGGAAGTTATGATCTTATCTTTATGGATATACAAATGCCGGAGATGAACGGGCTCGATGCCACTAAAAATATCCGCGCGCTGGATGATCCGTGGGCATCATCCATTCCTATCATCGCTATGACAGCGGATGCGTTTTCCGAAAACGTCACCGAATGTCTGAACTCCGGTATGAACGGACATATCTCAAAACCAGTAGACATTAAACTCGTAATCAAAGAGATTCGCAGAATTAAGGAGGAAAAAAAGGTATGA
- a CDS encoding tyrosine-type recombinase/integrase — MVSGFLKRHGLKHRKFHALRHTSATLQLLGGVNIKQVSGRLGHADLRVTNQYLHCLSEADEVAANVLQEMLITKIEKKDDIKDNTHQFEEINEEIS; from the coding sequence TTGGTTTCGGGATTTCTTAAACGTCATGGACTTAAACATCGTAAATTTCACGCTCTGCGCCACACATCAGCTACACTTCAATTATTAGGCGGTGTAAATATCAAACAGGTATCTGGGCGATTAGGTCACGCCGACTTGAGAGTAACCAATCAATATTTGCATTGCCTTTCAGAAGCAGATGAAGTCGCCGCTAATGTATTACAAGAAATGCTTATAACGAAAATAGAAAAAAAGGATGACATTAAAGATAACACACACCAATTTGAGGAAATCAATGAAGAAATATCATAA
- a CDS encoding site-specific integrase, with translation MATIKKRGDSYLIRVSCGYDINGKHMEQSMTWKSEKGMTPKQIKKEVERQATLFEEACNYGYKTSAIKFQELAEEWFEEYANLNLRHTTLYRMRNITHRVYPLLGHLRIDKITVRHIQGFINSLAKEGANINTGKPLSRKTIIHHLTFISDVFSYAIRSGLVSDNPCSKVIIPKGESKKKEIYSQEEMMKLLSLMQDQPLKYRVFFFLLAYSGFRRAEMLGLEWKDVDFNNCTISVRRTANYVSGVGTYTDTTKTRRSQRTLKIAVQIIEMLRDLQDEQADEALRLGDKWVDTDRIFTRWNGETMGSHTTYKWLRDLCDANELPFYGIHSFRHFAASSMISAGIDVTTVSGALGHCNSATTLNIYSHVFQTAQARVSEAMDCVFGFLQKG, from the coding sequence ATGGCAACCATAAAGAAACGCGGCGACAGCTACCTTATAAGGGTAAGCTGCGGCTACGATATTAACGGTAAACACATGGAGCAGTCCATGACCTGGAAATCCGAAAAAGGAATGACACCAAAGCAAATAAAGAAAGAGGTAGAAAGACAGGCAACTTTATTTGAAGAAGCCTGCAACTACGGCTACAAAACTTCTGCAATTAAGTTTCAGGAGCTTGCGGAGGAATGGTTTGAAGAATATGCAAATCTTAATCTCCGCCACACCACATTATATCGAATGAGAAATATCACTCATCGTGTATATCCCCTGCTCGGTCATCTCCGCATTGATAAAATCACAGTTCGTCACATTCAAGGCTTTATAAATTCACTTGCCAAAGAAGGAGCCAATATAAATACAGGAAAACCTCTTTCACGAAAAACGATCATACACCACCTCACGTTTATCTCAGATGTATTTAGTTATGCCATACGCTCAGGACTGGTTTCTGACAACCCGTGCAGTAAGGTAATAATCCCTAAAGGCGAGTCCAAAAAGAAAGAGATATATTCTCAGGAAGAAATGATGAAACTTCTTTCGCTCATGCAGGATCAGCCGTTGAAATACCGGGTTTTCTTCTTTCTCCTTGCTTACAGCGGCTTCCGACGCGCAGAAATGCTTGGCTTGGAATGGAAAGATGTTGATTTTAATAATTGCACGATAAGTGTCCGCAGAACTGCAAACTATGTCTCAGGCGTAGGTACTTATACGGATACTACCAAAACAAGACGTTCACAGCGTACTCTGAAGATAGCTGTTCAGATCATTGAAATGCTTCGTGATCTCCAAGATGAGCAAGCAGACGAAGCCCTGAGACTTGGTGACAAATGGGTAGATACCGACCGTATCTTCACGAGGTGGAACGGTGAGACAATGGGAAGCCATACTACGTATAAATGGCTGCGCGATCTCTGCGACGCAAATGAGCTGCCGTTTTATGGAATACATTCATTCCGACACTTTGCTGCTTCATCTATGATCTCAGCAGGGATCGACGTTACAACTGTTTCGGGGGCATTAGGACATTGTAATTCAGCTACAACTTTGAATATTTATTCCCATGTATTCCAGACAGCACAGGCAAGAGTTTCTGAAGCAATGGACTGTGTTTTTGGCTTTCTTCAAAAGGGCTGA